A section of the Prevotella melaninogenica genome encodes:
- a CDS encoding IS30 family transposase, translating to MYHQLISEQRSQIFALLQKKTARKEIAEIVGISQSTLSREIKRNSTPSGKYIWTKAHDMAMQRRKSTVTNAKLSDELVWRIKEYIINDQWSPRQISGYLRINESIEVSHQSIYNIIHNDTTGKLAEHTRHKMKYRHRPQGGHLPIKDRVSIHERSKEVDGKRFGDFEMDLIVDPAQHAILTIVEKSTNMLFMQKLPFGKMSKPLVKVVRKLLLPYKDSLKTITTDNGPEFAAHKDITKYLGVPVYFADPYCSWQKGTVENTNKLIRQYIPKKDSFDKYTDKRIMSIQKKLNERPREKLNFSNPKCEFFKHVL from the coding sequence ATGTATCATCAATTAATCTCGGAGCAAAGGTCGCAAATTTTTGCCTTACTCCAAAAGAAAACAGCGAGAAAAGAAATTGCCGAGATCGTCGGTATTAGTCAGTCAACACTCTCACGTGAAATCAAACGCAACAGTACGCCTTCGGGAAAGTATATCTGGACGAAGGCGCATGATATGGCTATGCAGCGCAGAAAGAGCACGGTAACTAACGCCAAACTCTCCGACGAATTAGTTTGGAGAATTAAAGAATATATTATCAACGACCAGTGGTCTCCAAGACAAATATCAGGGTATCTGCGCATAAATGAGAGTATAGAGGTCTCCCACCAGTCCATCTATAACATTATCCACAATGACACAACAGGGAAGCTTGCAGAGCACACAAGGCATAAGATGAAATACAGGCATCGTCCCCAAGGCGGACATCTTCCAATAAAGGACAGGGTGAGTATCCATGAAAGAAGTAAGGAAGTTGACGGGAAGAGATTCGGAGATTTTGAGATGGACTTGATCGTCGATCCTGCCCAGCACGCCATACTCACAATAGTGGAGAAATCCACCAATATGTTGTTTATGCAGAAACTGCCATTTGGAAAAATGTCAAAGCCTCTGGTAAAGGTGGTTAGGAAACTACTGCTGCCATACAAAGACAGCCTGAAGACAATTACAACAGATAACGGACCTGAATTTGCAGCACATAAGGACATCACAAAATACTTAGGAGTGCCCGTGTACTTCGCTGACCCATATTGTTCATGGCAAAAGGGAACTGTTGAGAATACAAACAAATTAATCAGGCAGTATATACCTAAAAAGGATTCGTTTGATAAATATACGGACAAGAGAATTATGTCCATACAAAAGAAATTGAACGAAAGACCAAGAGAAAAATTAAACTTTTCTAATCCAAAGTGCGAGTTCTTT
- a CDS encoding carboxypeptidase-like regulatory domain-containing protein, which yields MKKYIILCLLILLVQSISAQRIVEGVVTDVGGHPVSAAIIKTVDATTKKTLHFCQTDAKGKFTITAQEGNILSISAISYKKQELKVTMDMPAQHITLEEDTKTLSEITVKAKPIKIKGDTIQYLLTTYKREGDRTLADVLARVPGFDVNKENGEIQYEGKSISNFYIEGMDLMGGKYGLATKSLPQEDVATVEVMKHHQPIRVLDDFTYSDDNAINIKMKQGAKARWMTTYSGGIGLKSHGGLWNYETFAMRLKPSFQTILTYKTNNIGKNIRRETDKLLNFDELQSPLSAMLSLPSPSPLLLKGRSLFNRTHAVSLNALQRIDENSQVSVQVTFANDRNEATSLRHSDFYTNSGIKTIENRKQYLEKSNDLFAKIKYENNANNHYLKNELSGDFSWNKQWLNEQGTQPHMMMGNLPIYTLKDNFSIMKKYGKRLITLQSKNIMDVRPQQLYVDSLVQSINQHYYETNTDVSGSLRIGRFILSGEIGVNAGEHRFTSDLVGVPDSIGLLMGKSSFTFASFYTNPSIEYTVKDFNFTLSGDMSYNHYKYSLDNGQSKFLFSPNLHIRWKATATWTFSANASINTMQINAAQFYPTLVLQDYQYMNKGLAGYNLNKEKSVGIGVVYSDALKGTSIRLRITKSFGTSPYTSTQDYVGNYIVESLTPEETKYNSWNMFLMGSQGIGFLKGKLNVKALYNAMNSYMVQNSQRMPYDTKNLRLTSDLDIGLIKGVDINYKLTYGFHQMKMPAFRKTSNLNSWKHEGSLRIPLCKVLSLETLTEYYHNEIAQKEFKDMFFQDFTLIFKAKHFDLSLAWNNVFNNKNYSYGINNTLSSSFSNQDIRGRELMLSFYYKP from the coding sequence ATGAAGAAATATATTATTTTATGTTTGCTTATCCTACTTGTACAGTCAATAAGTGCACAGAGGATAGTGGAAGGTGTCGTTACTGACGTAGGAGGACACCCTGTGTCTGCAGCTATTATCAAGACTGTAGATGCAACCACAAAAAAGACATTACATTTCTGTCAGACAGATGCTAAGGGGAAATTTACCATTACAGCACAAGAAGGTAATATTCTATCTATTTCAGCAATAAGTTATAAAAAGCAGGAATTAAAGGTTACAATGGATATGCCTGCACAGCATATTACATTAGAGGAAGATACGAAAACGTTATCGGAGATAACTGTAAAGGCAAAACCAATTAAGATAAAAGGCGATACGATTCAATATCTACTCACTACCTATAAAAGAGAAGGAGACCGAACATTAGCTGATGTTCTTGCACGTGTCCCGGGCTTTGATGTGAATAAAGAGAATGGCGAGATACAATACGAGGGAAAGTCTATCAGCAACTTCTATATAGAAGGGATGGATCTGATGGGAGGGAAATATGGCTTGGCAACAAAGTCACTGCCCCAAGAGGATGTAGCAACAGTAGAAGTAATGAAGCATCATCAACCTATCCGTGTATTAGATGATTTTACTTATTCTGACGATAATGCTATCAATATTAAGATGAAACAAGGAGCCAAGGCACGCTGGATGACGACCTATAGCGGTGGCATAGGACTAAAGAGTCATGGAGGATTGTGGAATTATGAAACCTTTGCCATGCGTCTGAAGCCTTCTTTTCAGACAATTCTCACCTATAAAACAAATAATATAGGTAAGAATATAAGGAGAGAGACGGACAAACTTTTAAATTTTGATGAGCTACAAAGTCCTTTGTCAGCTATGCTCTCTCTTCCTTCACCATCGCCTCTATTGCTCAAAGGACGTTCATTATTTAACCGCACACATGCTGTTAGTTTGAATGCACTACAGCGTATAGATGAAAACTCTCAGGTAAGCGTACAGGTTACATTTGCCAATGACCGTAATGAGGCTACCTCTTTGCGCCATTCAGACTTTTATACGAATAGCGGTATAAAGACAATAGAAAACAGAAAACAGTATTTGGAGAAAAGTAATGACCTCTTTGCAAAGATAAAATACGAGAATAACGCTAATAATCATTATCTTAAAAATGAGCTTTCTGGTGACTTCTCTTGGAACAAACAATGGCTGAATGAACAGGGGACTCAACCTCACATGATGATGGGTAATCTTCCGATTTATACATTAAAAGATAATTTCAGTATAATGAAGAAATATGGCAAACGCCTTATTACTCTGCAATCAAAGAATATAATGGATGTACGTCCGCAACAACTATATGTCGATTCACTGGTACAGTCTATTAATCAACATTACTATGAAACGAATACGGACGTAAGTGGAAGTCTTAGAATAGGTAGATTTATTCTATCAGGAGAAATAGGAGTAAATGCAGGAGAACACCGCTTCACTTCTGATTTAGTGGGAGTTCCAGATAGTATTGGACTACTGATGGGCAAAAGCAGCTTTACATTTGCAAGTTTCTATACCAATCCGAGCATTGAATATACGGTGAAGGACTTTAATTTCACATTATCTGGCGATATGTCGTACAACCATTATAAGTATAGTTTAGATAATGGTCAGTCTAAATTCTTATTCTCCCCTAACCTCCATATAAGATGGAAAGCCACAGCAACATGGACATTCTCGGCTAATGCATCCATTAATACAATGCAGATTAATGCTGCCCAATTTTATCCAACTTTGGTACTGCAAGATTATCAATATATGAACAAAGGTCTGGCAGGCTATAATTTAAACAAAGAAAAAAGCGTAGGAATAGGAGTTGTTTATAGCGATGCTCTGAAAGGCACTTCTATACGATTACGCATAACAAAGTCGTTTGGAACCTCTCCTTATACATCAACTCAAGATTATGTGGGCAACTATATCGTAGAATCATTGACTCCAGAAGAAACAAAATATAATAGCTGGAATATGTTCCTAATGGGTTCACAAGGCATAGGCTTCTTAAAAGGAAAGCTAAATGTAAAGGCTTTATATAATGCCATGAATAGTTATATGGTACAGAATAGCCAACGAATGCCTTACGACACAAAGAACTTAAGACTTACCTCTGATCTTGATATTGGTTTGATAAAGGGTGTCGATATAAATTATAAACTTACTTATGGCTTTCACCAGATGAAGATGCCTGCTTTCAGAAAGACGTCTAATCTAAATAGTTGGAAGCATGAGGGAAGCCTTAGAATACCCCTTTGTAAGGTTTTAAGTTTGGAAACTTTGACGGAATACTATCATAACGAGATAGCACAAAAGGAGTTTAAGGATATGTTCTTTCAAGACTTCACTTTGATATTCAAAGCCAAACACTTCGACCTGAGTCTTGCGTGGAATAACGTCTTTAATAATAAAAACTATAGCTATGGAATTAACAATACGCTTTCAAGTAGCTTTAGCAATCAAGACATTAGAGGTAGAGAACTGATGCTTAGCTTCTATTATAAACCTTGA
- a CDS encoding GLPGLI family protein produces the protein MIMKLYSFCITFMLSLLSCFGQETHIIEPSILEISYHTKYLNSYDDYALRIGKNVSEYFSYHTLRFDSLGSNPETALAIINEMIKAARNNNKTTHKVESPNSRDYLYRNLEDGKMTTYTQVWDSHYKITEDIPTPEWVIHEDSTRSVIGFNCTMATTHFRGRDWKVWFSEEIPLPLGPWKLGGLPGLILAAHCDGYLDIIASNIKREQLPPVKFYNFWEKKYKDIDRLSYLKKASNHTLYPKNTIFIPEMELE, from the coding sequence ATGATTATGAAATTATACTCTTTCTGTATCACATTCATGTTGTCACTGCTTAGTTGCTTTGGACAAGAGACACATATCATTGAACCGAGCATTCTCGAAATCAGTTATCACACAAAGTATCTTAACAGTTATGATGACTATGCACTTAGGATAGGGAAAAATGTAAGTGAATACTTTAGCTATCATACTTTGCGCTTCGATTCCTTAGGGAGCAACCCTGAGACGGCTTTGGCGATAATTAATGAAATGATAAAAGCTGCTCGCAATAATAATAAGACTACCCATAAGGTAGAAAGTCCTAATAGTCGTGATTATCTTTACAGAAATCTTGAAGACGGAAAAATGACAACCTATACACAGGTTTGGGACTCTCACTATAAGATAACAGAGGACATACCCACACCAGAATGGGTTATTCACGAAGACAGTACACGAAGTGTCATAGGCTTTAATTGCACGATGGCAACCACACATTTCCGTGGACGAGACTGGAAGGTGTGGTTCAGTGAGGAGATTCCTTTACCGCTCGGTCCGTGGAAATTAGGTGGACTACCCGGTTTAATCTTAGCTGCACATTGCGATGGCTATTTAGACATAATTGCAAGTAACATAAAAAGAGAGCAGTTGCCACCTGTCAAGTTTTATAATTTCTGGGAGAAAAAGTATAAGGATATAGATCGACTCTCTTATTTAAAAAAGGCTTCAAACCATACGCTCTATCCAAAGAATACAATCTTTATTCCCGAAATGGAATTAGAATAA
- a CDS encoding fumarate hydratase, translated as MAEFKYAPMFQLGKDDTEYRLVSKEGISVGEFEGKEILKVSKEALTLLAQEAFHDCEFMLRRAHNEQVAKILTDPEASENDKYVALQFLRNAETAVKGVLPFCQDTGTAIIHGEKGQQVWTGFEDEEALSRGVFNTFTEENLRYSQNAPLNMYDEVNTKCNLPAQIDIEAVEGAEYRFVMVAKGGGSANKTYFYPMTKATIQNEGTLIPFLVEKMKSLGTAACPPYHICFVIGGTSAEKNLLTVKLGSIKYYDNLPTTGDETGRAFRDIDLEEKLLKEAHKIGLGAQFGGKYLAHDIRIIRLPRHGASCPIGMGVSCSADRNIKAKINKDGIWLEKMDTNPSELIPEEYRKPGEGAKGVEIDLDKGMDAVRAELTKYPVSTRVNLKGTIIVARDIAHAKLKARLDAGEELPEYFKNYPVLYAGPAKTPEGYPCGSMGPTTANRMDPYVDEFQAHGASLVMIAKGNRTQAVTDACQKHGGFYLGTIGGVAAVLSQSSIKSIECVEYPELGMEAVWKITVEDFPAFILVDDKGHDFFKELKPWTGCSCEK; from the coding sequence ATGGCAGAATTCAAGTATGCACCAATGTTCCAATTGGGCAAAGATGACACCGAGTATCGTCTGGTATCAAAGGAAGGTATCAGCGTTGGTGAGTTTGAAGGTAAAGAAATCCTGAAGGTAAGCAAAGAAGCTCTTACTTTGCTCGCACAGGAGGCTTTCCACGATTGTGAGTTCATGCTCCGTCGTGCACACAACGAGCAAGTTGCAAAGATTCTGACCGACCCAGAGGCATCAGAGAACGACAAGTACGTAGCTCTCCAGTTCCTCCGCAATGCTGAGACAGCTGTGAAGGGCGTACTGCCTTTCTGCCAGGACACCGGTACTGCTATCATTCACGGTGAGAAGGGTCAGCAGGTATGGACAGGTTTCGAGGACGAAGAGGCACTCTCTCGTGGTGTATTCAACACCTTTACAGAGGAGAATCTCCGCTACTCACAGAACGCTCCGCTCAATATGTACGACGAGGTGAATACCAAGTGTAACCTCCCTGCACAGATTGACATCGAGGCTGTTGAGGGTGCAGAATATCGTTTCGTAATGGTAGCAAAGGGTGGTGGCTCTGCTAACAAGACCTACTTCTACCCAATGACCAAAGCTACTATCCAGAACGAGGGCACTCTCATTCCTTTCCTCGTTGAGAAGATGAAGAGCCTCGGTACTGCTGCTTGTCCTCCTTACCACATCTGCTTCGTGATTGGTGGTACTTCTGCAGAGAAGAACCTCCTCACTGTTAAACTCGGAAGTATCAAGTATTATGACAATCTTCCTACTACTGGTGACGAGACAGGGCGTGCTTTCCGCGACATCGATCTCGAGGAGAAGCTCCTCAAAGAGGCTCACAAGATTGGTCTTGGCGCACAGTTCGGTGGTAAGTATCTTGCTCACGACATCCGTATCATCCGTCTGCCACGCCACGGTGCAAGCTGCCCTATCGGTATGGGTGTTAGCTGTTCTGCTGACCGTAACATCAAAGCGAAGATCAACAAGGACGGTATTTGGTTGGAGAAGATGGACACCAACCCAAGCGAGTTGATTCCAGAGGAGTACCGCAAGCCAGGAGAAGGTGCGAAGGGCGTAGAGATCGACCTCGACAAGGGTATGGATGCTGTTCGTGCTGAGCTGACAAAATATCCTGTTTCAACACGTGTCAACCTCAAGGGTACCATCATTGTTGCTCGTGACATTGCTCACGCTAAGCTTAAGGCTCGTTTGGATGCAGGCGAGGAGTTGCCAGAGTACTTCAAGAACTACCCTGTCCTCTATGCCGGACCAGCTAAGACTCCAGAGGGTTATCCATGTGGTTCAATGGGACCTACCACTGCCAATCGTATGGACCCATACGTAGATGAGTTCCAAGCACACGGTGCATCACTCGTAATGATTGCTAAGGGTAATCGTACACAGGCTGTGACAGATGCTTGTCAGAAGCATGGTGGTTTCTACCTCGGTACTATCGGTGGTGTGGCTGCCGTTCTCTCACAGAGCAGCATCAAGAGTATTGAATGCGTAGAGTATCCAGAACTCGGTATGGAAGCTGTTTGGAAGATTACCGTTGAGGACTTCCCTGCCTTCATCCTCGTTGACGATAAGGGTCACGACTTCTTCAAAGAGTTGAAGCCTTGGACGGGCTGCAGCTGCGAGAAGTAA
- a CDS encoding M16 family metallopeptidase, which produces MRKHFVNSSLIKGLSLGLLCLFATVTVYAQRYSYESIPNDPMQTRIYTLKNGLKIYLSVNKEKPRVQTYIAVRTGSRNDPKETTGLAHYLEHLMFKGTTHFGSSNVEAERPYLDSIEARFEQYRHITDPAARKQWYHQIDSISQLAARYNIPNEYDKMMTAIGSEGTNAYTSNDVTCYVENIPSNELDTWAKVQGDRFQNMVIRGFHTELEAVYEEYNIGLTSDWRKMYAALFAKLFPTHPYGTQTTIGLGEHLKNPSITNIKNYFNKYYVPNNVAICLSGDLNPDETVAIIEKYFGTWKPSSHIDVPQFPVQPALTAPVDTTVIGKEAPTFFMGWRADAGKSLQMDTLEIVAQLLSNGQAGLFDLNLNQKLKIQEVGAGIADMDEYSVFYIYGQPKSGQTLQEARALALSEIEKLKKGEFSDDLLPSIINNYKRYYYTQLDNNQFRAKQYVDAFINHKDWKQEVDKLNRISKLTKPELVRFANHFFGNNFACVYKEQGNDTSIKKVEKPSITPIPTNNDKQSDFLKEIVNAKTTPIQPQFVDYKRDLTKATTQKGLPVLYKQDTSNDLFTLCFVVPYGDEHNPMLSYAAGYLDYLGTNKFTNEQIKQQFYKLACDYSFSERNEVSYITLSGLNSNLPQALALLNNLLNNAKVDKEAYDLYVEQILKSRSDNKANQKANFSALRDYVTYGEYNPTRNIPSEQQLKSMNPQELLNLLKNLKNYKLTVLYYGPSSLKAVDQLVSKTILSPKKFAEVPAIKRYTEQITPQNEVIIAPYDAKNIYMVQLHNENKVWSADRAPIIALFNEYFGGGMNAIVFQELREARGLAYSASAVYASPYRLGGNESFYTYIITQNDKMMDCVTEFNKLLNNVPVRQSGFDLAKQSLMKSLASARTTKYSILTSYLAAQRLGLDTSLSEKVYNALPSLQLQDVINFEKENIANKPFKYIILGDEKELDLKALEKIAPIKRVTTEEIFGY; this is translated from the coding sequence ATGAGAAAACATTTCGTTAACAGTTCCCTTATTAAGGGACTAAGCTTAGGACTATTGTGCCTATTTGCGACTGTGACGGTTTATGCGCAGCGTTACAGCTATGAAAGCATACCGAACGACCCAATGCAGACGCGTATCTATACGCTGAAAAACGGTCTAAAAATCTATCTTTCAGTCAACAAGGAGAAGCCACGTGTACAGACATATATCGCTGTGCGCACGGGTTCTCGCAATGACCCAAAGGAGACAACAGGACTCGCTCACTACTTAGAGCACCTTATGTTTAAAGGTACAACCCACTTTGGCTCTTCTAATGTAGAGGCAGAACGCCCTTACCTCGACTCTATCGAGGCACGTTTCGAGCAGTATCGTCACATCACTGACCCAGCTGCACGCAAGCAGTGGTACCACCAGATTGACTCAATCTCACAACTCGCAGCTCGTTACAACATTCCAAACGAGTACGACAAGATGATGACTGCCATCGGTAGTGAGGGTACCAACGCTTATACTTCTAATGACGTAACTTGCTATGTTGAGAATATTCCATCTAACGAGTTGGACACTTGGGCAAAAGTTCAGGGTGATCGCTTCCAGAATATGGTTATCCGTGGCTTCCACACAGAGTTAGAGGCGGTGTATGAGGAGTATAATATCGGTCTTACCAGCGACTGGCGCAAGATGTATGCAGCACTCTTTGCAAAGCTCTTCCCTACCCATCCGTATGGAACACAGACCACTATCGGTCTTGGTGAGCACTTGAAGAACCCTTCAATCACCAATATCAAGAACTATTTTAACAAGTACTACGTTCCAAACAACGTAGCAATTTGTCTCTCTGGTGACCTTAATCCAGACGAGACTGTGGCAATCATTGAGAAGTATTTCGGTACTTGGAAGCCAAGTTCACACATTGATGTACCACAGTTCCCAGTACAACCAGCCCTCACAGCACCAGTCGACACGACTGTTATCGGTAAGGAGGCTCCAACCTTCTTCATGGGTTGGCGTGCAGATGCTGGCAAGTCTTTGCAGATGGATACATTAGAGATTGTTGCGCAATTGCTTTCTAATGGTCAGGCAGGACTCTTCGACCTCAACCTTAACCAGAAGTTGAAGATACAGGAGGTTGGCGCAGGTATCGCAGACATGGACGAATATTCAGTCTTCTATATCTATGGACAGCCAAAGAGCGGACAAACTTTACAGGAGGCACGTGCCCTCGCTTTGTCTGAAATAGAGAAGCTCAAGAAGGGCGAATTCTCTGATGATCTCTTGCCATCTATCATCAACAACTACAAGCGTTACTACTATACACAATTAGATAACAACCAGTTCCGTGCAAAGCAGTACGTGGATGCCTTCATCAATCATAAAGATTGGAAGCAAGAGGTGGATAAACTCAATCGCATTTCTAAGCTAACTAAGCCAGAGCTTGTGAGATTTGCGAACCATTTCTTCGGCAACAACTTCGCTTGTGTTTATAAGGAGCAGGGCAACGACACTTCTATCAAGAAGGTAGAGAAGCCATCTATCACTCCTATCCCAACTAACAACGACAAGCAGAGTGACTTCCTGAAGGAAATTGTAAACGCAAAGACAACTCCTATCCAGCCACAGTTCGTTGACTATAAGCGTGACCTTACCAAGGCAACAACACAGAAGGGTCTTCCAGTTCTCTATAAGCAGGACACCTCAAACGACCTCTTTACACTTTGTTTCGTAGTGCCTTACGGTGACGAGCATAACCCAATGCTCAGTTATGCAGCTGGTTACCTTGACTATTTAGGTACCAATAAGTTCACCAACGAGCAGATTAAACAGCAGTTCTACAAGTTAGCTTGCGACTACAGCTTCTCAGAAAGAAACGAGGTTTCGTACATCACATTAAGTGGTCTTAACTCTAACCTACCTCAGGCACTTGCTTTGTTGAACAACTTACTCAACAATGCAAAGGTTGACAAGGAGGCATACGACCTCTATGTAGAGCAGATTCTGAAGTCACGCAGCGACAACAAGGCTAACCAGAAGGCTAACTTCTCTGCCCTCAGAGACTATGTTACTTACGGAGAGTACAACCCTACTCGTAATATTCCAAGCGAGCAGCAGTTGAAGTCAATGAACCCACAAGAACTCCTTAACCTGCTGAAGAACTTGAAGAACTATAAGTTGACAGTTCTTTACTATGGCCCATCAAGTCTGAAAGCGGTTGACCAGCTTGTCAGCAAGACAATCCTTTCACCAAAGAAGTTCGCTGAAGTACCTGCTATCAAGCGTTATACAGAGCAGATAACACCACAGAATGAGGTTATCATTGCACCTTACGATGCAAAGAACATCTACATGGTTCAGCTCCATAACGAGAACAAGGTGTGGTCAGCTGACCGTGCACCAATCATCGCACTCTTCAACGAATACTTCGGAGGTGGTATGAACGCCATCGTCTTCCAAGAGTTGCGCGAGGCACGTGGTTTGGCTTATTCGGCTTCAGCTGTCTATGCTTCGCCTTACCGTTTAGGAGGTAATGAGAGCTTCTACACCTACATCATCACACAGAATGACAAGATGATGGACTGTGTAACAGAGTTCAATAAGTTGCTCAACAACGTACCAGTACGTCAGAGTGGCTTTGATCTTGCAAAGCAAAGTCTCATGAAGAGCCTTGCTTCAGCACGTACAACAAAATACTCTATCCTCACCTCTTATCTTGCAGCACAGCGTTTAGGTCTCGACACCTCATTGAGTGAGAAGGTTTACAATGCCCTCCCAAGCCTGCAGCTTCAGGATGTTATCAACTTTGAGAAGGAAAATATTGCTAACAAGCCATTCAAGTATATCATCCTCGGTGACGAGAAAGAGCTTGACCTCAAGGCTTTGGAGAAGATTGCACCTATCAAGAGAGTGACAACAGAAGAAATCTTCGGCTATTAA
- a CDS encoding DUF4954 family protein has translation MQYRSLTFEEIEILESNSCWAEDWSRVEVAEDGFQAKFFHRVMFYGDIQLGSFQKEVEITKGFVKHSGINDATLRNVTVGNDCLIEKVGNYINNYTIGDDCLISNISVMETTEGATYGEGNLISVLNEVGDGNVIFFHDLNSQFAAFMVKHFNDKDLKNAIRRLVKEEIARTNPERGTIGNNVKIVNTREITNTVIQDDCEISGASRLSDCTILSSEYASVYIGTGVICENSIISDGSSIVNSVKMQDCFVGEACQISNGFTASQSVFFANSFMSNGEACAAFCGPFCASHHKSSLLIGGMFSFYNAGSGTNFSNHAYKMGPMHWGILERGTKTASGSYLLMPATIGTFSVCFGKLMHHPNTTALPFSYLIAEADKMYLVPGRNITTVGLYRDIRKWPKRDMRPQQTQKSIVNFDWLSPYSVGEILQGKKILENLRQASGDNVSSYNYHEYVINATSLRKGIKYYDIALRIYMGAVLKRAHKWGFFGKPQTEIGLGRWDDLSGLLLPVSEERRLIEDVKSGSLETIEEVVNRFREINENYRIYQWAWTYRMILEYYGINEISPEDDARIKRDYIEARRAWIAEIKKDAEKEYEMGDVDREVFESFVNSLDHEVDFEN, from the coding sequence ATGCAATATCGTTCCCTTACCTTTGAAGAGATTGAGATACTCGAGAGCAATAGCTGCTGGGCAGAAGATTGGAGTCGAGTAGAGGTTGCGGAAGATGGATTTCAAGCGAAATTCTTCCATCGTGTCATGTTTTATGGTGACATACAGTTGGGTAGCTTCCAAAAAGAAGTTGAGATAACCAAAGGCTTCGTAAAGCATTCTGGTATCAATGATGCTACTCTTCGTAATGTAACCGTTGGTAACGACTGCCTGATTGAGAAGGTAGGGAATTATATTAATAACTATACGATTGGCGACGATTGTCTTATCTCTAACATCTCTGTCATGGAGACTACGGAGGGAGCTACATACGGAGAAGGTAATCTTATATCTGTCCTTAACGAGGTAGGTGACGGAAACGTAATCTTCTTCCACGACCTCAACAGTCAGTTTGCGGCCTTTATGGTGAAGCATTTCAACGACAAAGACCTCAAGAATGCTATCCGAAGATTAGTGAAAGAAGAGATTGCACGCACGAATCCTGAACGTGGTACGATTGGCAACAACGTCAAGATTGTTAATACAAGAGAGATTACCAACACCGTCATTCAGGACGATTGCGAGATTTCTGGTGCCAGTCGATTGAGCGATTGTACCATTCTTAGTTCTGAATATGCCAGCGTTTACATCGGTACAGGTGTCATCTGCGAGAACTCTATCATATCAGATGGTTCAAGCATTGTGAACAGTGTGAAGATGCAAGACTGCTTCGTGGGTGAAGCTTGTCAGATAAGCAATGGTTTTACAGCCTCACAGAGTGTCTTCTTCGCCAACTCCTTTATGTCAAACGGTGAAGCCTGCGCTGCTTTCTGCGGTCCGTTCTGCGCCTCTCATCATAAGAGTTCGCTGCTCATCGGTGGTATGTTCTCTTTCTATAATGCTGGTTCGGGAACCAACTTCTCTAACCATGCTTACAAGATGGGACCAATGCACTGGGGTATCTTAGAGCGTGGAACGAAGACGGCAAGCGGTAGTTATCTGCTCATGCCAGCAACGATTGGTACGTTCTCCGTATGTTTTGGTAAGCTGATGCACCACCCTAACACGACTGCTCTCCCCTTCTCTTACCTCATTGCCGAGGCTGATAAGATGTATCTCGTACCAGGTCGCAACATAACAACCGTTGGTCTTTATCGCGACATACGCAAGTGGCCGAAGCGTGATATGCGTCCACAGCAGACACAGAAGAGCATAGTCAACTTCGACTGGCTATCGCCTTACTCTGTTGGAGAGATTTTGCAGGGTAAGAAGATACTTGAAAATCTACGCCAAGCAAGTGGCGACAATGTTTCGTCTTATAACTATCATGAATATGTTATCAATGCCACCAGCCTGCGAAAAGGTATCAAATACTACGACATTGCATTGCGCATTTACATGGGAGCAGTACTGAAACGTGCACATAAATGGGGATTCTTTGGCAAGCCACAAACAGAAATTGGACTCGGACGATGGGACGATCTCTCTGGTCTTCTGCTCCCAGTATCAGAGGAGCGACGCCTCATCGAGGATGTAAAGAGCGGTAGCCTTGAAACAATAGAAGAAGTAGTAAACCGCTTCCGAGAGATTAACGAGAACTATCGCATCTATCAGTGGGCATGGACCTATCGCATGATTCTTGAATACTACGGTATTAACGAGATTTCTCCCGAGGACGATGCGCGCATCAAACGAGATTATATCGAAGCACGCCGTGCATGGATTGCAGAGATTAAAAAGGATGCAGAGAAGGAGTATGAGATGGGTGATGTAGACAGAGAGGTCTTCGAATCGTTCGTTAATAGCCTTGACCATGAGGTTGATTTTGAGAATTAA